The Candidatus Bathyarchaeota archaeon genome has a segment encoding these proteins:
- a CDS encoding 3-dehydroquinate synthase II, whose amino-acid sequence MREFWVRVDPSLNKDEKIELIKKTASLVSAFVVDSGDTQLVRDLSGKIIVSPSDNSDIKLVGDLESLRETKMKGKKACMEVIVKSKADEKKVIEAAHAHADYVVIECPDWKVIPLENLIAEIHDKTLLLATVSNIHEAKLILETLEIGADGIVTNSHNVKEIYEINGIVKNVKTRAEEIEKGERILLQQAKVVETKPLGSGARVCIDTCDIMKAGEGLLLGCQSSGFFLVEAEVHETQFVAPRPFRVNAGSIALYVLVPGGKTKYLSELRAGDEVLIVDREGKTRVTNICRVKIEWRPLLLVDAECEGRRIKVILQDAETIRLVTEDGSRSVREIKEGEKVLVHLEEGGRHFGTLVKEERVIER is encoded by the coding sequence TTGAGAGAATTTTGGGTGAGAGTTGACCCATCCCTTAATAAGGACGAAAAGATAGAGTTAATCAAGAAGACCGCCAGCTTGGTCTCTGCTTTTGTTGTCGATTCCGGAGACACTCAGTTGGTCAGAGATTTGAGTGGAAAGATTATTGTCAGCCCTTCGGATAATTCCGACATTAAACTTGTAGGAGATCTTGAATCTCTAAGGGAGACTAAGATGAAGGGTAAAAAAGCCTGTATGGAGGTTATTGTCAAGTCAAAGGCTGACGAAAAGAAAGTTATTGAAGCGGCACATGCTCACGCCGATTATGTAGTGATCGAATGCCCAGACTGGAAAGTTATTCCATTAGAGAACCTGATAGCGGAGATCCATGATAAAACATTACTTCTGGCGACCGTCTCTAACATACATGAGGCAAAGCTTATTCTTGAAACATTGGAGATTGGTGCGGATGGAATTGTAACAAATAGTCATAACGTTAAGGAGATATATGAAATCAATGGGATCGTAAAGAACGTTAAGACAAGGGCAGAGGAGATTGAAAAGGGAGAGAGGATATTACTTCAGCAAGCTAAAGTAGTAGAGACGAAACCGCTCGGATCCGGCGCAAGGGTATGTATAGACACTTGCGACATTATGAAAGCGGGTGAAGGACTTTTATTAGGATGCCAATCTTCCGGCTTCTTCTTGGTGGAGGCTGAAGTTCATGAAACTCAATTTGTTGCCCCTCGCCCGTTCAGAGTGAACGCAGGATCTATCGCCCTCTATGTTCTGGTTCCAGGAGGAAAGACTAAGTATCTCTCAGAATTAAGGGCTGGGGATGAAGTTCTAATAGTCGACCGTGAGGGGAAAACTAGAGTAACGAACATCTGCCGCGTCAAGATTGAATGGAGACCGTTACTGCTTGTTGATGCAGAATGTGAGGGTAGGAGAATCAAGGTGATATTACAGGACGCTGAAACCATAAGGCTTGTTACAGAAGATGGTAGCAGATCAGTCAGAGAAATCAAGGAAGGAGAAAAAGTTCTGGTACATCTGGAAGAGGGAGGGAGACACTTCGGGACACTTGTGAAGGAAGAGAGAGTGATCGAAAGGTGA
- the aroA gene encoding 3-phosphoshikimate 1-carboxyvinyltransferase: protein MADVIVKKTECLRGALRAPPSKSLTHRAFIAASLSDGLSTIEDPLICEDTLATIEACKMLGARIANDHENRFLVIGRAKPDTPENVINCRESASTIRFLTPVCALADGISILTGGPSLRKRPMKPILDALSRLGVPCYSARGDGYPPLIVFGGGIRGGATSLPGDISSQFVSGLLFATPLAKGQTQIIISSPLESKPYVSMTLDILKKHGVKVDADGKYEKFEIHAPQTYIPFNHKIEGDYSSAAFLFVAAAITGSDLKVENLRKDSLQGDRVIVDILQEIGVQIEVGDDHVRILGAEKRLKPLDINAEDHPDLVPPLVVLSSFIRGKSRIRGVTRLRYKESNRIVSLMDELSKMGVKMSLVDDSFVIFGDEKIRGAEVNSHGDHRIAMACIVAGLRAEGATIVHGAECINKSYPNFLRDLSSVGGEIIER, encoded by the coding sequence TTGGCTGATGTTATTGTCAAAAAGACGGAATGCCTCCGGGGGGCACTGCGAGCCCCGCCATCAAAATCTCTTACGCACAGAGCCTTTATAGCAGCATCACTTTCGGATGGGCTCTCAACGATTGAAGATCCACTAATCTGTGAGGACACTTTAGCCACAATAGAAGCATGCAAAATGTTGGGAGCCAGAATCGCAAATGATCATGAAAACAGGTTCCTCGTCATTGGTCGAGCTAAACCCGACACGCCTGAAAATGTCATAAATTGTAGAGAATCGGCGTCGACTATTCGCTTTCTGACCCCAGTCTGCGCCTTGGCGGACGGGATTTCAATACTTACAGGCGGACCTAGTTTACGTAAGAGACCAATGAAACCAATTTTGGATGCTCTTAGTCGGCTTGGCGTTCCTTGCTATTCTGCTCGGGGCGACGGTTATCCACCCTTAATTGTTTTTGGGGGAGGAATCAGAGGGGGAGCAACATCACTTCCGGGTGACATAAGCTCGCAATTCGTGTCGGGTCTCCTCTTTGCAACCCCCCTTGCCAAAGGTCAAACCCAGATAATTATTTCTTCTCCGTTAGAATCTAAGCCATATGTCAGTATGACATTGGACATTCTTAAGAAGCATGGAGTTAAAGTTGACGCTGACGGGAAATATGAGAAGTTTGAGATTCATGCTCCTCAGACATATATACCTTTTAACCATAAAATTGAAGGGGATTATTCTTCTGCAGCATTTCTTTTTGTAGCAGCGGCTATCACAGGCTCGGATCTCAAAGTTGAAAATCTTAGGAAAGACTCGTTACAGGGGGACCGAGTCATCGTCGATATCCTTCAAGAAATAGGTGTACAAATTGAGGTCGGCGACGATCATGTGAGAATTTTAGGTGCTGAGAAGAGGCTAAAACCGTTGGATATTAATGCCGAAGACCATCCCGACCTCGTTCCACCACTTGTTGTCCTATCATCATTCATTCGTGGGAAGTCAAGGATTAGAGGTGTCACTAGGCTAAGGTACAAGGAATCGAATAGAATAGTCTCATTAATGGATGAACTTTCAAAGATGGGCGTAAAGATGAGTTTAGTTGATGATTCATTCGTCATTTTTGGAGATGAGAAAATTCGTGGCGCAGAAGTTAATTCTCACGGCGATCATAGAATCGCCATGGCATGCATCGTTGCTGGACTAAGAGCTGAGGGAGCCACTATTGTGCATGGAGCCGAATGTATTAATAAATCGTACCCAAATTTCCTTAGAGATCTGTCTTCGGTTGGAGGGGAAATAATTGAACGGTAA
- the aroC gene encoding chorismate synthase, with the protein MNGNSIGKAFVITSFGESHGPCIGVIVDGCPPGLSLNEDDIQRELDKRRPGSTFVSTQRREEDKIEILSGLYRGRTTGAPICLLIRNIDVNSESYEEIKRKPRPGHADYPAYIKYGGYNDHRGGGRFSGRITACLVAAGAIAKKLIGTLGIEVLAHVVQIGRVRVKEKISYEDIRRNVYSNPVRCALPEYAALMEKEVIEAANDGDSVGGVVEGVALNVPCGIGEPIFDSLDSDIAKMMFNIPAVKGVEFGAGFNCTLLRGSENNDPYILRDGKIITMTNNAGGILGGISTGMPIVVRVAFKPTPSISKTQRTVDLKLMEEAELKLHGRFDPCIVPRAVPVVESCLAIVLADHIIRSGMITKVIGE; encoded by the coding sequence TTGAACGGTAACTCGATAGGTAAAGCATTCGTAATTACGAGTTTCGGTGAAAGTCACGGTCCTTGTATAGGTGTAATTGTTGATGGCTGTCCTCCAGGCCTATCCCTAAACGAGGATGACATACAAAGAGAATTGGATAAGAGGAGGCCCGGTTCAACTTTCGTAAGCACGCAAAGAAGGGAGGAGGATAAAATTGAAATCTTATCCGGTCTATATCGGGGACGTACAACTGGCGCTCCTATTTGCCTGCTCATAAGAAATATTGACGTCAACTCTGAATCCTATGAGGAGATAAAGCGGAAGCCTCGCCCAGGTCATGCCGACTACCCCGCATACATCAAATACGGAGGTTACAATGATCATAGGGGAGGAGGAAGATTTTCGGGCAGAATCACCGCATGTCTTGTTGCTGCGGGAGCAATTGCTAAGAAATTAATCGGCACCCTCGGAATAGAGGTGTTGGCGCACGTAGTGCAGATTGGTAGAGTCAGGGTGAAGGAAAAAATCTCCTACGAGGATATTCGCAGGAATGTTTATTCAAACCCCGTGAGGTGCGCTCTTCCCGAATATGCTGCGCTCATGGAAAAAGAGGTTATAGAGGCTGCAAACGATGGGGACAGTGTTGGCGGAGTCGTGGAGGGAGTCGCCTTGAATGTGCCATGCGGGATTGGCGAACCTATTTTTGATTCGCTAGACTCGGATATTGCGAAGATGATGTTCAATATACCTGCTGTTAAAGGTGTGGAGTTCGGGGCGGGCTTCAATTGTACTTTACTGAGGGGTTCAGAAAACAATGATCCATACATCTTGCGGGACGGAAAGATAATTACGATGACAAATAACGCGGGGGGAATATTAGGCGGAATATCCACAGGTATGCCGATTGTTGTTAGAGTTGCTTTTAAGCCGACTCCATCAATCTCGAAGACTCAAAGGACTGTAGATCTGAAGCTGATGGAAGAAGCTGAACTGAAATTGCACGGCAGATTTGATCCATGCATTGTCCCACGTGCTGTGCCTGTCGTAGAATCATGCCTTGCTATTGTGCTGGCAGATCACATTATTCGTTCAGGCATGATTACAAAAGTGATTGGAGAGTGA
- the hisG gene encoding ATP phosphoribosyltransferase, giving the protein MNKVKFAIPKGHLAEATLETLRRAGYIVSDIENTYRPAINDPSIELKILRPQEIPVFVGEGLQDIGITGLDWLKETKADVEILLDLEYSRVKIVLAVPKYWEDINSLSDLLKEFYNERRVLRISTEYLNLSADYIKENLVYKELYGDADPLLVTPWWRKGNNDAVALFLSFGATEAKPPDNADAIVDVMETGTTLEKNDLKPLDTILESSAILIANRESLKDPIKGEKICDILTLLKGVVDGRKKLHIFVNVNEKNLEELLKKLPALKRPTIAPLSEKGWYSVNTVIEKEKFLQLLPVIRKLAQGLVVYEPRQVLPLDEISKRSD; this is encoded by the coding sequence TTGAATAAAGTTAAATTTGCCATTCCAAAAGGCCACTTAGCAGAAGCAACATTAGAAACTCTAAGGAGAGCTGGATACATAGTCTCCGATATAGAGAACACTTATCGTCCCGCAATAAATGATCCTTCAATAGAGTTAAAAATTCTCAGACCTCAAGAGATCCCAGTTTTTGTCGGGGAAGGGCTCCAAGACATTGGAATTACCGGTCTTGATTGGTTGAAGGAGACAAAAGCAGATGTCGAGATTCTACTGGATCTAGAGTACTCTAGAGTGAAAATTGTTCTGGCAGTTCCCAAATACTGGGAAGACATAAACTCTTTGTCAGATCTCTTGAAAGAATTCTATAATGAAAGAAGAGTCTTGAGAATATCCACCGAATATCTAAACCTTTCAGCTGATTATATCAAGGAGAACCTAGTGTACAAAGAACTTTACGGTGATGCCGACCCGTTATTGGTGACTCCATGGTGGAGAAAGGGCAATAACGATGCAGTCGCCCTCTTTCTATCATTTGGAGCGACTGAAGCTAAACCACCGGATAACGCCGATGCCATTGTTGATGTCATGGAGACGGGAACGACTCTTGAGAAGAATGACCTGAAGCCACTCGATACTATTCTCGAGTCTTCGGCAATCCTTATCGCAAACAGAGAGTCATTGAAGGATCCTATCAAGGGAGAGAAAATATGCGACATATTAACGCTTCTCAAGGGAGTTGTGGACGGAAGAAAAAAGCTGCACATCTTCGTTAATGTGAATGAAAAGAATTTAGAAGAGTTGCTGAAGAAATTGCCTGCTCTCAAACGCCCTACCATCGCGCCTCTTTCTGAGAAGGGATGGTACTCTGTTAACACAGTGATCGAGAAAGAAAAATTCTTGCAGCTATTGCCAGTGATCAGGAAGCTGGCTCAGGGCTTAGTGGTCTACGAACCCAGGCAAGTTTTGCCGCTTGACGAGATCTCTAAGAGGTCGGATTGA
- the hisD gene encoding histidinol dehydrogenase — MDALQLSVQRISSAYTKIMAQRWPKAKFGDFEAADYVRRIIEDVRMRGDKALLEYTAKFDNVELPRSSIKVERSDVEKAYSNISGELVRAIEFAKKRIERFQNEILARLNFEYLDQGTRIRSCLRPIQRVGCYIPGGQAAYPSSVVMTVAPAKIAGVNDIILCSPPRKNGEIDPAILVAADICGSTEIYRVGGVAAIAAMAYGTETIRPVEKIVGPGGKYVTLAKMLVSKDVPIDFPAGPSEIVIYADETADAKIVASDMISQVEHSDGIAILVTISRRFAESVAEEINSLILSLKGDFETIYQNLSKNCMLLVGDSVDEAVRFINDFAPEHLELMTEDAWSLSEKIRSSGLVTIGKYTPVAATDYCLGTNHILPTGGFSRVYSGLSILNFMRHLTIIEANKETLLKCLENVRVLAEAEGLINHALAISRRFDID; from the coding sequence TTGGACGCATTGCAATTAAGTGTGCAACGAATCTCAAGCGCGTATACAAAGATTATGGCGCAGAGATGGCCTAAAGCTAAGTTTGGAGATTTTGAGGCAGCCGATTATGTAAGGCGAATAATAGAAGATGTGAGGATGCGTGGTGATAAGGCTCTCTTAGAATATACTGCAAAATTCGACAATGTGGAGCTTCCGCGGAGTTCAATTAAGGTGGAACGCTCAGATGTAGAAAAAGCATATTCAAATATCAGCGGTGAGCTGGTCAGAGCGATAGAGTTTGCGAAGAAACGCATTGAGCGATTTCAGAATGAGATATTAGCTAGGCTTAACTTTGAATATTTAGATCAAGGCACAAGGATTAGGAGCTGCCTTAGACCTATTCAAAGAGTAGGTTGCTACATCCCTGGTGGACAAGCTGCATATCCAAGTAGTGTTGTGATGACGGTTGCTCCAGCCAAAATTGCAGGAGTAAACGATATAATATTATGTTCACCTCCAAGAAAGAACGGTGAGATTGATCCGGCAATCCTGGTTGCAGCAGACATCTGCGGCTCAACTGAAATTTATAGGGTCGGAGGTGTTGCGGCGATCGCTGCCATGGCTTATGGAACAGAGACTATCAGGCCAGTCGAGAAAATAGTTGGCCCAGGCGGCAAATATGTAACCTTGGCAAAAATGCTAGTGTCGAAGGATGTTCCAATCGATTTTCCAGCAGGGCCAAGTGAGATCGTCATTTATGCAGATGAGACTGCTGACGCAAAGATCGTGGCTTCAGATATGATATCTCAGGTCGAACATTCGGATGGTATAGCCATTTTGGTTACTATTTCCAGAAGATTTGCCGAATCCGTTGCGGAAGAGATTAACAGTCTAATATTATCATTGAAGGGGGACTTCGAAACTATTTATCAGAATCTTTCGAAGAATTGTATGTTATTGGTAGGCGACAGCGTTGATGAAGCTGTTAGGTTCATAAATGATTTTGCGCCAGAACATCTAGAGCTGATGACAGAGGATGCTTGGAGTTTATCAGAAAAAATAAGATCTTCAGGTCTAGTCACGATTGGAAAATACACACCTGTTGCTGCCACCGATTACTGCTTAGGAACAAATCATATTCTGCCTACAGGCGGTTTTAGCCGCGTCTATTCAGGCTTGTCCATCCTAAACTTTATGAGGCATCTTACAATTATCGAGGCAAATAAGGAAACTTTATTGAAGTGTCTAGAGAATGTAAGAGTTCTTGCTGAGGCCGAAGGTTTAATAAACCATGCTTTAGCCATCTCTAGGAGATTTGACATTGACTGA
- a CDS encoding shikimate dehydrogenase: protein MISGKTRVCALIGDPVEHSLSPFIHNAAFEHLGLDYVYVVFRVKSEDLGKAIIGIKGLGIHGINVTMPHKIDVIRYLDELDESAKTACSVNTILNDNGKLIGYTTDGAGALMAMKYNNVDPFGKRILILGAGGASRSISFTLAKVAKKIVILNRTVKKAEMLAGNLMNSGVASEVLAFELNKENLEAMLSDSDILINATSIGMNSDTETPVPPNLLRRNLVVFDLVYEPIETRLLRDAKLAGAKTIDGLSMLVHQGAASFEIWTGIKAPIDLMLKVAKRRMLQLEKGGINR, encoded by the coding sequence ATTATTTCTGGAAAAACCAGAGTATGCGCTTTGATAGGTGATCCAGTAGAGCATAGTCTCAGCCCTTTTATTCATAACGCAGCGTTTGAGCATCTTGGATTGGACTATGTCTACGTAGTTTTTCGTGTTAAAAGTGAAGATCTAGGAAAAGCTATTATCGGCATAAAGGGTTTAGGTATACATGGTATAAACGTGACTATGCCTCATAAGATCGATGTTATTCGATACTTGGATGAGCTGGATGAGTCGGCGAAGACCGCCTGCTCTGTCAACACGATCCTCAATGATAACGGAAAGCTAATAGGATATACAACTGATGGTGCAGGCGCGCTTATGGCGATGAAATACAATAACGTGGATCCTTTCGGTAAAAGAATCCTAATTTTGGGGGCTGGCGGAGCTTCACGGTCGATTTCATTCACCTTGGCCAAAGTGGCAAAAAAAATTGTTATACTTAACAGAACAGTTAAAAAAGCTGAGATGCTTGCCGGGAACTTAATGAACAGCGGGGTCGCCTCGGAGGTTTTAGCCTTTGAACTGAATAAGGAGAATCTGGAAGCTATGTTATCTGACTCTGACATTTTGATAAATGCGACTTCCATAGGCATGAATTCCGATACTGAAACACCAGTTCCCCCAAATCTGCTGAGACGCAACCTGGTCGTATTCGACCTTGTCTATGAGCCTATTGAGACAAGGTTGCTTAGAGATGCTAAGCTAGCCGGAGCCAAGACTATCGACGGATTGTCTATGCTTGTCCATCAAGGAGCAGCATCATTCGAAATATGGACAGGCATCAAGGCTCCAATAGATCTAATGCTCAAGGTTGCCAAGAGGAGAATGTTACAATTGGAAAAAGGCGGGATAAATAGATGA
- the aroD gene encoding type I 3-dehydroquinate dehydratase → MIPRVCVSIPASNLKDLGYMIRKAERLGADLVEVRLDFMNMEEAFSLKTLEEIVKQANIPLIATNRQHTQGGWKYQDENYRIGTLITAAQIGFQYVDVDLTSENIHDAVQKIKDAGAACIISHHDYERTPEENEMEEILRSQIEAGADVCKLITTANNLSDNIRCLDLTKKFSRKFKIVCFAMGRKGIVSRLLSPIYGALFTYASLQVGLETAPGQIDIVEIRNLYAKLGVLE, encoded by the coding sequence GTGATCCCCCGGGTCTGCGTTTCTATTCCCGCAAGCAATCTTAAAGACTTAGGTTATATGATTAGGAAGGCTGAACGTTTAGGAGCAGACTTGGTAGAGGTTCGTTTAGACTTCATGAATATGGAAGAGGCTTTCTCTCTAAAAACATTAGAAGAAATTGTAAAACAGGCAAATATCCCGCTAATAGCGACAAATAGACAACATACGCAAGGAGGATGGAAGTACCAAGATGAAAATTATAGAATCGGAACCCTGATCACAGCTGCCCAGATAGGGTTTCAGTATGTAGATGTCGATCTGACATCGGAAAACATTCATGACGCAGTTCAAAAAATTAAAGATGCTGGTGCGGCCTGCATAATCTCTCACCATGACTATGAAAGAACTCCGGAAGAGAATGAGATGGAGGAGATTCTGAGATCGCAAATCGAAGCAGGAGCTGACGTTTGCAAATTGATAACAACCGCAAATAATCTATCGGATAATATTAGATGTTTAGATTTGACGAAGAAATTTAGTAGAAAGTTTAAGATCGTGTGTTTCGCAATGGGTAGAAAGGGGATCGTCTCTCGACTACTATCACCAATTTATGGAGCCCTTTTCACCTATGCTTCGTTACAAGTAGGTTTAGAGACCGCACCAGGCCAGATCGATATCGTTGAGATCAGAAATCTGTATGCCAAGCTAGGTGTTCTTGAATGA
- a CDS encoding 2-amino-3,7-dideoxy-D-threo-hept-6-ulosonate synthase codes for MTEIGKRIRLDRIMNRDTKRTVIIPMDHGLTVGPIKGLEDMRTTVNQVAEGGANAVLLHKGIIRAGYRGYGKDIGLILHLSGSSALGPDPNNKVLVADVIEAIKLGADAVSVHINVGSNTEPEQLKTLGKVAKICEDWGMPLLAMMYPRGEKIKNEFDVDVVKHAARIGAELGADIVKTNYTGNPETFREVVKGCPVPVVMAGGPKTKTDEEFCQMVYDCIRAGGAGVAAGRNVFQHEKPANMVRVLCGIVHEGLDVKNALEKYMK; via the coding sequence GTGACAGAGATTGGCAAAAGAATAAGGCTTGACCGCATAATGAACAGGGATACGAAAAGAACAGTAATAATACCAATGGATCATGGGTTGACGGTTGGTCCGATTAAGGGATTAGAGGATATGCGAACAACGGTTAATCAGGTCGCGGAAGGTGGAGCAAACGCTGTCCTCCTCCACAAGGGGATCATAAGGGCCGGCTATAGAGGTTATGGTAAAGACATAGGTCTCATACTTCACCTTTCGGGGAGTAGTGCGCTTGGACCTGACCCAAATAATAAGGTGCTCGTAGCAGATGTGATCGAAGCAATAAAATTGGGTGCTGACGCGGTCTCTGTACACATCAACGTCGGCTCCAATACTGAGCCGGAGCAATTGAAGACATTGGGCAAGGTTGCTAAAATATGCGAAGATTGGGGGATGCCATTGTTAGCGATGATGTATCCAAGGGGCGAGAAAATCAAGAATGAATTTGACGTTGATGTTGTGAAGCACGCGGCTAGAATAGGTGCCGAGCTTGGAGCGGACATAGTAAAGACTAATTACACTGGAAACCCGGAAACGTTCCGAGAAGTCGTGAAAGGATGCCCGGTTCCAGTTGTCATGGCTGGAGGACCTAAGACGAAGACTGACGAAGAGTTCTGCCAAATGGTATACGACTGTATAAGGGCTGGAGGGGCTGGTGTAGCCGCCGGAAGAAACGTTTTCCAACATGAAAAACCAGCGAATATGGTTCGAGTTCTATGCGGAATTGTGCATGAAGGCTTAGATGTCAAAAACGCCCTTGAAAAATACATGAAATAG
- a CDS encoding shikimate kinase has translation MTPRGRAVAYGAVTIVNAISCGLGAALGIDLQTEASVRLTNEPGKIEGRILSDPNESIILIQKTVSRVLRHFNLEEEYGAYVETRSNIPVARGLKSSSAAANAVALAVLDALNEDISDLEVIGLGVDAAIEAGVTVTGAFDDACASYFGNVVITDNMERKILRQFIPEEGYIVLVYVPERKSYTATSDIKRMKIIASQVKAIHKLALQGDYWTAMTVNGFLYAAALGYDPKIPLDALEAGAIAAGLSGKGPSVAAVVPHENVSSVKEALRKYDGKIIESKINREKAHAV, from the coding sequence ATGACTCCTCGGGGAAGAGCAGTTGCATATGGCGCGGTAACAATTGTTAATGCCATCTCATGCGGTCTCGGAGCAGCTCTAGGCATCGACCTACAAACGGAGGCCTCAGTAAGATTGACCAATGAGCCTGGAAAGATAGAAGGACGCATCCTCTCTGATCCTAACGAAAGCATTATTCTCATTCAGAAGACCGTTAGCCGAGTGCTGAGACACTTCAACCTAGAGGAGGAATACGGGGCTTATGTGGAAACCAGATCAAACATTCCAGTAGCACGCGGATTGAAGAGTAGTAGTGCGGCTGCAAACGCAGTTGCGCTTGCTGTCCTTGACGCTCTTAATGAAGACATTAGCGATCTTGAGGTTATTGGTCTAGGCGTCGACGCCGCAATTGAAGCCGGCGTTACAGTAACAGGAGCCTTCGATGATGCTTGCGCTTCCTATTTTGGCAATGTCGTCATAACGGATAACATGGAAAGAAAGATCCTTAGGCAGTTCATTCCCGAAGAAGGATACATCGTTTTGGTTTATGTTCCTGAGAGGAAATCATATACTGCGACGTCAGATATAAAGAGAATGAAGATAATTGCGAGCCAAGTAAAGGCAATCCACAAACTAGCCTTGCAAGGTGATTATTGGACCGCTATGACGGTGAACGGTTTCCTTTACGCTGCTGCGCTTGGATACGACCCCAAGATTCCATTAGACGCTTTAGAGGCAGGTGCCATAGCGGCTGGATTGTCAGGTAAGGGCCCATCTGTAGCAGCAGTAGTTCCACATGAAAATGTAAGCAGCGTCAAAGAGGCTTTGAGAAAATATGATGGAAAAATTATTGAGTCGAAAATAAATCGTGAAAAAGCTCATGCGGTGTGA